TGCATAGCTATTTCTGCGGCTGTGTATTCAAGTTCATAGAGTTCGTGGAAGTTGACTGTGTATCATTGCCAAAGGTGGTTCAATGATACCTACAAGGCTATGGATTTATAAATGAGAATATGGCTTCGTGAAATAGTATCAAATAGAAGGTTTAGAAAAAAACTGCTTCTATGACTTAACTTAGTGTCCATTCAAATATATCAACTCCAGACTTGCGGTGGCCTAACTGAAGCGCGAGTGCAGTGCCTCCCACCAGCACAAACTCCTTCAGGTAATCCCGCGCGCCATGGAGCTGCTCAGTAATTCCAGGAGGGGCGGTTTAACTGCTGCTGTATATAACATCTGAATTCTGTGATCGGAACATCAGAGTAAGCGCTGCAAAAGTGCAGAACCCGGTCGTCCAGATACCGGAGACTGGTGACAATCTCCTTTAGCCCAGGCTTTCCCTGTAGCAGCAGGATTTACTATAATTTAATGGTCAGTTTTTTAATCCTTTATTTTCTCGTGAAACTTCTGTGATACTCTTCGGGTAACATTGCACTTTAAACAAAAACCAGTTACCATGAAAATTGAAAAATTGAAATTCCTGCTGATTTTTTTGATGATGTCGAGTATGTCATTTACCGCATGTAAGGATGACGATGATGACATGCAACCTATGGCTGAGCAACCTGTAGACCCTGATACGGCCCCTAAGGTAAGTGTGGATCGTTTCAGTGATGAGGCTGCTACATTGATGATGCGAAGTGCTAATCCAAACCTGCCGGCTGCCAACTCGCCCATAAATTATGATATGCCTCCTTTTATTACCAAAGGATTAGGGCCTAATGGGCAAATGGTGGAATACTACAATTTTGACGTACAGCCAACCGATCCGGCACCGATTTTCGTCCTGTTCAGGCAAGGAGAAAGCATGCCGGTAGACGGACAGCTTAACATCATTGATGTGGTTCCTGGAGATGGCGGCTACAATGATTTTTGGCATGTACACAAAGTTACCGTACCTGCCGATTACACTGCCAACGTAGTTACCAGCCGCCAGGAGATTATTGACAAAGGCTACACGATTGAAGCGACCACTACCCTGGTCAACTGTCCGGTGGTTTCTGAAGGCAGCATCGCTTCCAAGCGCATGGGTGGCGGAACTTCTGGCCTCATCCGCGGATGGTACAAAGACCAGGTGGTCCTTTATTTCTCTTTTGAGGAAAAGAACCTGATGACAACTGGAAGCAACATGGTCCCGATTTCACCTATCTATGTCACTTTCAATAAGAATCCAGATATGAATGATCCCACCAGTGGGCCGCCTTCCGGCTTCGTTACAGAAATGTGGTCAGCCCAGACCCACAATGTGGTGGCAACCATCCCATCTGATGCCGGTTATTCCCCGCTCTGGTCGGTGAGTGTCTATGACAATATGGATTTTGACAACGTAATGGATTTGTCCTCGGCCCAAAACGCGAACGTATTGGCAATGGGCGTGGCCAATGTGAACTGCCCTATTGTTTCGGTGCAGTAGACAAAGCCAAATTATTTCTTTGCCTAATCAATCCTGCATTTCCAGCCTGGAGGTGCAGGATTTTTTCTGTCGCCTACCAACCTGAATTATCGAAATGAAGTCTCTGTTATCCTTTCGTGATAAAGGCCTTTTAAATTAGCTGGTATGAAAAACGTCCTGGTAGTAGAAGATGACCGAAATATGGCGGACTTGCTGAAGATTCACCTGAAGGACCTCGATTGCGAAGTGAAGCAGGCCGGCACAGGTGAAGATGGCCTCCAAGAAGCACTGACTCAGCAATATGACCTGATCATTCTTGATATCATGCTACCAGAGATGGATGGCATCGAGGTATGTAACCGGATTAGGGCACATGACATCACCACGCCCATCCTGATGCTGACCGCTAAATCAGAGGAGATAGACAAAGTGATCGGGCTGGAATGTGGCGCAGACGACTACATGACCAAACCCTTCAGCGTCAGGGAATTTATTGCCAGGGTCAAGGCCATTTTTAGGCGGGAACGCATGATTAAAAAAGAAATTCAGAGCAACGGCCAAAGCATTCTTCGCCTGGGAGAATTAATGATTGATAAGGAAAAACGGAAGGTAGCTATTGATGATGAACGCATTGAACTAACGCCCAAGGAATTCGACCTGCTGGTTTTGTTGGCCTCGACCCCTGGGAAAAGCTATACCCGCGAACAGATACTGAACCTGGTGTGGGGCTACGAATTCAATGGCTACGAACACACAGTAAATAGCCATATTAACCGACTTCGTAGCAAAATAGAAAAGAACCTGGGCAAACCCGAATACATCCTCACTGCCTGGGGTATAGGATACCGGTTCGCGGAAATATAATTCCATTCTATTATTAATTTCAAAAAAAGTTTCTGAATTTGATAGTTTAATTAAAAAATAGGGAATTAAAATTACACCAATAATCAATGAATTAAATGCCCAATAATAATGAACAATAAAATTAATATTAAATATTGAGCTTGATGACTAAACAAAAGATCTTTAGTAGCCTTTTTTGGCGGATATCGGCAATCCTGTTGCTGCTACTCGTTGTGACCGGTTTTACCTATGCCTATATCTCTGCCCGCTCTACGCAGCTCTATTACCAGGAAGCCAATCAACGCCTGAATGCCAAGATTGCGGAGCATATAGTAGGTGACGTCTCTCCTTTTGTGAATGGTGAGGTGAATGAGGAAGTGGTCAAGGAGCTATTCCACAATATCATGGTAATCAATCCAAGTGTAGAAGTTTACCTGCTTGATGCTCAAGGAAACATCCTTACCTTTTTTGCACCGGAGAAAAAAATAAAGATTGACCAGGTACCGCTTGGGCCTATGCACGAATTTATTGAGGCAAAAGGTGAAAGTTTTATCACCGGAATAGATCCCCGCCATCCCAATACGGAGAAGGTGTTTTCTGCTGCACCTGTAGTGGAAGATGGCCGGATTATCGGCTATATTTACGTGATCCTGGTGAGTGAGGAGTTTGTTTCGGTCACCGACTTCCTTCTGGGGAGTTATATCCTGCGGCTCGGCACGTTTTCCATGGCCATCGCATTGGTGGCCGCTTTAATAATCGGCCTCATCGCCATCTGGCTAATTACCAAGTATCTCAACACCATTATCCAGGAAGTAAAACGATTCCAAAAGGGAGATTACAGCGCCCGCATCCCGGTGAAGGACAATGGCGAGCTGTCGCAAATGGCGGTGGCGTTCAATGAAATGGCCGATACCATTGTAGCCAATATTGAAGAATTGAAGAAGACCCACGACCTGCGCAAAGAACTAATCGCCAACGTATCCCACGATCTGCGCACGCCTCTGGCACTAATGAATGGCTACATTGAGACACTCATCATTAAGCAGCAATCGTTGACCCACGAGGAGCGAAAAGACTACCTCGATACGGTGGCCCAGAGCATGGAACGTATGCGCAGCATGGTTGACGAGCTTTTTGAACTATCTAAATTGGAAGCCCGCCAGAAACTACCGCAAAAGGAACCATTCTTCATTAATGAGCTGGTGCAGGATATCACCCAAAAGTACCAACTGGTGGCAGAGGAGAAACGCATCAGCATTCGCCCGGTACTGACCAAGGACCTCCCGCCCGTATATGCCGATGTCTCGATGATGGAACGGGCTATTCAAAACCTGTTGGACAACGCATTGAAATTCTCCCCCACCGGAGGCATAATCACCGTTGAGCTACAGCGCATCAGAAAAGGTGTGGAGGTGCGGGTGTCAGACAACGGCCCCGGAATCCGTCAGGATGAAATGCCCTACATTTTCGATCGCTACCGCAGTCGCAGCAACCACGGCTCCCTCGATATGATGGGCACCGGCCTGGGCCTTGCCATCGTCAGTAAAATCCTTGACCTGCACGACATCAAAATAGAAGTAAAAAGCAGTCGCAACAGCGGAACCAGCTTTATCTTTAACCTACCCGAATATGAGAAAAAAGGTGTGATGGCAAAATAAAGAGGGAACCTGCACCTCTTTCTATAAAATCCTTTTTGACCAGGATTAACGGATTCGCGTAAATCCGATCTGCCACTAAATGTGCAGATCTGAATCGTGAGGAAATCAAGGCATTCCTGGGTTGCGAGCTGTACTTTGGTCTTGGAAGTGGATATGCAGGTATTTGGAGACGATATCGTCATCTTCCAATCAAATTTTCTGCACCACGCTAATAATTTTTCGCTTCACCTCTGGCCATGTGATGTCATTTTTTAGTAGCATCGGATCAGGGTCAGATTCTGCATCCACGAAGTAGGTCAGGCTGCGGATTATATGAAATATGGTTTCGTGTGGGTACTTCTTCTGGTATAGCGACAGAAGCTCAGTCAACGCATAGTTTTTTAAAAGAAAGTACAGATCGTAAAAATCCTTTTTGCTTCCCCGGCCGGTAATGGCGTCCAATTTCATTGGGGCAATATCCTCAACTGACAGCATCCTGATTCCTTCATCTTCAATAACCGGTTTCAGAAAGGGATAATGAAACCTGATGAAATCCACTTTAATTCCTTGAACCTGACAGATAATTGTCTGCGGGTGCTTTTCCAGCACATGGATTTTATAATCATCCTGCAAATGACGAATCACATCATCAGAACTGAAATCAGCCAAAGTAAATAGATATAGGTCAATGGATTTCCGGTGGCCTAACTGAAGGGCCAAGGCTGTTCCGCCCACCAACACGAATTGCTGAAGGTAATCCCGCGCCATGAAACTTCTCAATAGTTCCAGGAGGGGCGGTTCAACTGCTTTTGTGTGTAACATCTGAATTCTGTGATCGGCACGTCAAAGTAAGCGCTGCAAAAGTGCAAAACCCGGTCATCAAGATAGCGCAGGTTGGTGACAATTTCCCGCAATCCTGGCATTCCATAAAATGCCTTTATCAGTTTGAAGTCCTCCCATGTACCCATTGAAACCACGCGCTGTACGATATAAGGCGCATGTTTCTCAGTATCAATGGTATCACGATCCACATCCCAAAAAAGTGTTGGTGAAAGATTGGATATGAGCTGTTGCTGCTCTATACTCTTAATGTTCTCCGGTTCCAAATTGCGCTTTTCTTTAATATTCTTCAAATTTTCAAATTAACACATTTCCAAATCTTCACCCCTTCCCCAACAAACTCTTCAAATAGTTCAGCTTCATCAGCTGCCTCTACGTTCACCATCTCCCCAAATCGTTAAAATTCAACTATTTTACCGCTTAAGCTTTTAAAGATAAATCTTCGATGACATTGTAAGGAATTCTTCGGCAATATCTCCTTTGAAATTTCGAACATTCCACCTAATGGATTATAATGATCACTTGATTTTCCTTCAATTAGAATTCCCCAGTATTCATCTAGAATTCCCCAGTATTCATCGTAGATGTCGCGCATCTTATATTTATAGAACTGATCATTAATGGCGGATATCAGACAGTTTAGCTTTTTCTCAGACAAATCGGGAATCCATCTACCTTGATGTACAAACCAACAACCTTCATCTACTTGGGGAAAAAATGTCGCTTTTATATAATACAAAGGATGGGGTAATTCGCTTTCCTCAGCACATATAATTATTTGATTAAACTCTGACCGTGACCAATCCTGTACTTTCTGCTTTTCTAACTCATTAATAATAATGTCAATAGCCTTTGATCTATCTTTAAAAGGACCTAGATTCATTGATACCTGTAAAGATTGTCGATGTAAGGCTTCCCACATTTTCTTAGCCCCACCGGCCACCAAAGAGTTTTCGCTGGATTGCCTAATAAATGCTTCGTCTGAAATTGCCTTCATTTCTATAGCCACCTTTTTCCCCTCTATTAGGTTAATAATAAAGTCTGGTTCCTCCTCTTCATTAATTCCATATTCTATGTCTATAATTTCATTTTCCAAATGCATAGCAGAAATGAAACGGTAGAGATAATAGGCTTCCTCATCTTTCTTGGAAATATTCGATTTTTTCATTTCATTCTTCAGTTTTTCCCCAACAAACTCTTCAAATAATTCAGCTTCATCAGCGCCTCGATAGGCGTCATGGAATCAATCTCAATCTTCTTAAACTCCTCCTTCAGCTTTTGGGCAGCCGGGTCATCGTATTCAAAGAGGGATAGCTGTACATGAAAAGTTTCGTTCCTAATCCCTCATTTAGGGATTGATCTAAGAAGTTCCCGCAGTTCTTTGTCAGTAATATCTGCCTGCTCCGATTTATCATAAATTGAAAGAAGGTAAACTATCTCGGAAGTAACTACGATGTGCGTAATGATCCTCGCCCCTCCGGATTTCCCCTTCCCTTTTGATTTTATGGCCAAGCGGATTTTATAGCAGTTATGGCCTATGGCAGTTCCTTGCTCTGGATCATTCCTTAAACTCCTGACAAGTTCAGTATATTCTGATTTTAAAGAAGGGTACTTTTTAACCAGCCTCTTTAGGAGTTTCTCAAATCTTGGAAGAACCTTGACACTATAATTCATCAATCAGGTCTTCAGCATTTCGTGCTTCAAGTTTGCCCGCCTTCACCAACTTCAGCTCCTCAACCGCAGCTTTTATATCCTCCATCAGTTCAGCTTTAGCCTCGGTAATTGGAGTAGCCTGTTTCACAAACGAAAGGCTTTTCAACAGCTCCAGGAAGAAAGCAGCTTTATTATCTTTTATATCCAACAGAATTTTCATAAGTAGATTTTTTACGTAAAGTTACAACAGCAATATTCTTCAAGTTTAACTGATCTGTGTCAATCCGCTTTATCCGTTAAAACTGCGCCCCCTCCCATTTTCAAATTTTCAAATTAACACATTTCCAAATCTTCACCCCTTCCCCAACAAACTCTTCAAATAGTTCAGCTTCATCAGCGCCTCGATAGGCGTCATGGAGTCAATCTCGATCTTCTGAAACTCCTCCTTCAGCTTCAGGGCAGCCGGGTCATCGTATTCAAAGAGGGATAACTGTACTTGAGGCTGTATCTGTTTACCGTTGGCTTTTTTGCGGCTGTCCATGCTTTCCCGCTGGCTCTCCAACTGCACCAGAATCTCCTTGCTGCGCTTCACGATGGCCTCGGGCATACCAGCCATTTGGGCCACGTGGATCCCGAAGCTGTGTTCGCTGCCGCCTGCCAGCATCTTACGCAGGAAGATCACCTTGTCCTGCACCTCCTTCACACTCACGTGGAAGTTCTTCACGCGCTTCAGCTT
This sequence is a window from Bacteroidia bacterium. Protein-coding genes within it:
- a CDS encoding type II toxin-antitoxin system RelE/ParE family toxin, coding for MNYSVKVLPRFEKLLKRLVKKYPSLKSEYTELVRSLRNDPEQGTAIGHNCYKIRLAIKSKGKGKSGGARIITHIVVTSEIVYLLSIYDKSEQADITDKELRELLRSIPK
- a CDS encoding nucleotidyl transferase AbiEii/AbiGii toxin family protein, yielding MLHTKAVEPPLLELLRSFMARDYLQQFVLVGGTALALQLGHRKSIDLYLFTLADFSSDDVIRHLQDDYKIHVLEKHPQTIICQVQGIKVDFIRFHYPFLKPVIEDEGIRMLSVEDIAPMKLDAITGRGSKKDFYDLYFLLKNYALTELLSLYQKKYPHETIFHIIRSLTYFVDAESDPDPMLLKNDITWPEVKRKIISVVQKI
- a CDS encoding response regulator transcription factor; this translates as MKNVLVVEDDRNMADLLKIHLKDLDCEVKQAGTGEDGLQEALTQQYDLIILDIMLPEMDGIEVCNRIRAHDITTPILMLTAKSEEIDKVIGLECGADDYMTKPFSVREFIARVKAIFRRERMIKKEIQSNGQSILRLGELMIDKEKRKVAIDDERIELTPKEFDLLVLLASTPGKSYTREQILNLVWGYEFNGYEHTVNSHINRLRSKIEKNLGKPEYILTAWGIGYRFAEI
- a CDS encoding HAMP domain-containing sensor histidine kinase translates to MTKQKIFSSLFWRISAILLLLLVVTGFTYAYISARSTQLYYQEANQRLNAKIAEHIVGDVSPFVNGEVNEEVVKELFHNIMVINPSVEVYLLDAQGNILTFFAPEKKIKIDQVPLGPMHEFIEAKGESFITGIDPRHPNTEKVFSAAPVVEDGRIIGYIYVILVSEEFVSVTDFLLGSYILRLGTFSMAIALVAALIIGLIAIWLITKYLNTIIQEVKRFQKGDYSARIPVKDNGELSQMAVAFNEMADTIVANIEELKKTHDLRKELIANVSHDLRTPLALMNGYIETLIIKQQSLTHEERKDYLDTVAQSMERMRSMVDELFELSKLEARQKLPQKEPFFINELVQDITQKYQLVAEEKRISIRPVLTKDLPPVYADVSMMERAIQNLLDNALKFSPTGGIITVELQRIRKGVEVRVSDNGPGIRQDEMPYIFDRYRSRSNHGSLDMMGTGLGLAIVSKILDLHDIKIEVKSSRNSGTSFIFNLPEYEKKGVMAK